The following proteins are encoded in a genomic region of Triticum dicoccoides isolate Atlit2015 ecotype Zavitan chromosome 1B, WEW_v2.0, whole genome shotgun sequence:
- the LOC119341870 gene encoding decapping nuclease DXO homolog, chloroplastic, protein MDFAEQDVDVFGEEYDGAEAEAEGGGGASSGSSSPSSSSSSSAAASSSSSSAASSGRSSSPAAGGGDEDGADDGDGGEYDSFDVVPVRPAAGYGDDEEEARDLFGSDNEEYVKTPARSNYLVPVLPPIRNTNNFSRGGRGGRGPPILPRPGGHPGGRNNYGHGGRFSYGNGRNVEGFVSEMKLNKSEETLSRKAVAFQEPCEIACYSRVEGGDVYFDDRSLRLFKRNICDYAGEDLNKGFETFIEKRDLGSQGFGDLLACIRNSNLPLQNIHFVTYRNNLNKILATAYLKDPWKMGVHKRNGVVYLDVHKLPERPQSEIERRRCFWGYSFENLATENSIDEDGSGIDANVEYCSVIKTKLGAHRIVMGAEMDCCDSTDDGRRFYVELKTSRELEYHTVEKFEREKLLRFWIQSFLAGVSYVVVGFRNDAGVLIRTERLRTKDITQKVKAKSYWQGGVCLAFADEVLCWLYGTVKENEDYVLQFAHPFHRLELLKAQSPCPDAITLHVEQLTGATN, encoded by the exons ATGGACTTCGCGGAGCAGGACGTCGACGTCTTCGGCGAGGAATACGACGGCGCCGAAGCCGAGGCCGAGGGCGGAGGCGgcgcctcctccggctcctcctccccctcctcatcctcctcctcctccgccgccgcctcctcctcctcctccagcgccgcctccagcggccgcagcagcagccccgccgccggcggcggggACGAGGACGGCGCTGACGACGGGGACGGCGGGGAGTACGACTCGTTCGACGTCGTGCCCGTCAGGCCCGCCGCCGGGTAcggggacgacgaggaggaggctaGAGATTTGTTTGGCTCCGACAACGAGGAGTACGTCAAGACCCCCGCGCGTAGCAACTACCTAGTTCCAG TGCTGCCCCCGATACGGAACACCAACAATTTTTCTCGAGGAGGACGAGGTGGCAGGGGCCCACCTATTCTTCCAAGGCCAGGAGGCCATCCAGGAGGACGAAATAATTATGGCCACGGCGGGAGGTTTTCATATGGAAATGGGCGTAACGTTGAAGGTTTTGTTTCAGAAATGAAACTTAATAAGAGTGAAGAAACTTTATCTAGGAAAGCGGTTGCTTTTCAAGAG CCATGTGAGATCGCATGCTACAGCCGTGTTGAGGGTGGGGATGTATATTTTGATGATCGCAGCTTG AGGCTTTTCAAACGTAATATTTGTGACTATGCTGGTGAAGATCTAAATAAAGGATTTGAAacgtttatagagaaaagag ATTTGGGTTCTCAAGGATTTGGCGATCTTCTTGCATGCATAAGAAATTCAAATCTACCTCTTCAGAATATACATTTTGTG ACGTATCGCAACAACCTTAACAAG ATATTGGCCACGGCTTATCTAAAAGATCCATGGAAGATGGGTGTGCACAAAAGAAACGGTGTTGTATACCTTGATGTCCATAAGCTCCCTGAAAGACCACAGAGCGAGATTGAGCGCAGGAG ATGCTTTTGGGGCTATTCTTTTGAAAATCTTGCCACTGAGAACTCCATTGATGAAGACGGAAGCGGCATTGATGCAAATGTAGAGTATTGTTCTGTAATAAAGACGAAATTGGGCGCGCATCGCATTGTCATGGGTGCTGAGATGGACTGCTGTGATTCAACCGACGATGGTAGGCGGTTCTATGTGGAGTTAAAAACAAGCAGAGAG CTGGAGTATCATACGGTGGAAAAATTCGAGAGAGAGAAGTTACTTAGGTTTTGG ATTCAATCATTCCTTGCTGGCGTGTCGTATGTTGTTGTGGGATTCAG GAATGATGCTGGTGTACTTATACGAACTGAGAGACTAAGAACTAAAGATATCACACAAAAAGTGAAAGCAAAGAGCTACTGGCAG GGTGGTGTCTGCTTGGCCTTTGCTGACGAGGTTTTATGCTGGCTGTATGGCACTGTCAAAGAAA ATGAAGACTACGTTCTGCAATTTGCACACCCGTTCCATCGATTGGAACTATTAAAAGCCCAATCTCCGTGCCCCGATGCAATAACTCTGCATGTGGAACAGCTCACCGGTGCAACAAACTAA